AACTAATAGGTAACTAGACCAAAATTCGGAAGGAATGTAAGTAGTTTGAGGCAATTTGCTCGCACTTGAATGCACATGAGAGGACTAGCTCTAATGAGCAATATTATGTAACGACACATCAGCTATAACGGGAGAAGCATGGGAGGGGCTTCAGATACAATCATTGCTACAGGGAGCCTATCATGGTTCCTTTTTAATTGTTCTGAATTATGAtgtgtttttagtttatttaagtgtgttttagtatttttattaagtgtgttttagtagttttattaagtgtgttttagtaGTTTGAATTATGTATTGTCTTTTAGTATcgtaatgtttttaatttaagtattttaataaaatattgccTACTTGATAATTTAATAACAACAgaagtttattcataattttaaaaatattacaaacttAATAAAGAGAAATATACAACATAATTGTTCGTAGAACACATTATTAAAAGACAAACTTATTTCTTCATCTCATAAATTACTTTGGCAGTTATGTTCAAATGCTCAAAGGTGGTAACCGCACAATCAAGTTGTTCCAGAGCAACTTGGATCTTGTCGATCTTCCCttacaaataagtaaagtattgacacccAAGATAAGTACAATACACAATTTGTATATAATCGATTTGTTCTGGACACCATTGCTTCTTTGCACTTAGTTTTCGCATAACTGCAACAACTTTTGCATAACTGCAACAAGTTCCTCTTAAAAcaatttgtaacaccccaaagattttaaggtaaaagaaattaacccttttttatagttttgacattaaattagtttcctagtattttatttttggttatggggttaatttagttgaaactttagcggataacgggtaaaaatacccacaaatttTAATAGAGGGCGTGGCAAGCCAGGATGTGCCAGCCATCCATGTTTTGTGATTCATTCTTCCACTACTCCTATTCTACTCTTCTTCACTTTTCCTCATGCAATTTCTTCTTGTTCTTTCAAAATCAATGATCAATTCCttcaagaaattaaagttagggtttgtgtggaagtggtggtggtggccgaatttccAAGGAAAGAGCAGGGAAGAAGAATTTCCAACCTAAGTCTTGAATTAACTTATTGTTTCTTGAtgtattgatttcccctaatttagttttcatctttcttttgaaattagggttcatggagtgaaccaatttggggggtTTTGATAGATTTTGAATTATGAtaatttttccccaattccttagataacctagttTGTTATTGAGTTATGTGTTGAGTTTGGCTAAGAAATTGATAAGCTCTTGTGATAATTTTGATTAATGAGAAAGTTGAGTTCTTACTAGTTtttgaaataatgatgatgatggtagATTGAACTACCTAGTGTTATTGTTGAAAGTAAAAGAGACTCAAATGACAAATGGGTGgggtttgggtttagaaaaggctagtgattgagtatgactaggttgagctagtcaagttgtgaatatatgcttatatattgtatgttatgatcataggttgaagcttgtttgtGCATTATCGTTTTAGCGTTATTAATTGTTCAAGTTGCGGAGGaagtgagtatatttgcatacctttatgtatatgttgggtcaattgaccacattatgttgaagtttgtttatccatgtgtggtaattgatttggcctAGGCCAATTTTGGGAcatagtgtttatgaggcctaagaacctccggggcctaagaatcccgatagtagttattgttatgattgtttagattatatggatccatgtatagcgtttagtgtgcaaggtgagcatgtaaatgtggcatgCCGGTGTCATAagttacatgtaatagtccttgtactttgcccttcttcgtgttcataaatgtatgcaagtatattcactaagcctttgcttatattttagttgttcatattttcttataggcggttccggaagaaggaactagttgtGGATTTAAAGTTTGAAGTGATAGAAGTTGCTTTTGGGAAAAAGGTAGAAGGTTTGACCATACTTGGATGTATGACGCTTTTGGTATAGATACTTAGATATCCCACCTCATtgtggctcttggtacattcgAATCGTGGTAAATTGTCTTTTGATTATTTCAGAAATGGGTCATGTGTAGTCTTATGGTTTGCAAACTAGTTTCGGTTGAATTAACAAAGTGGCAACTTGGGTAATGACCCATTTGATTTTTGTGCATGAATACTAAATCATATAAGTGTTGTAAGCATGTTTGCAAACGCATTGTAGTTGGTTGTAATCTTTGAAAAAGTTGTTTTTGGAAGTTTGATTGAAGATAGAATGATATGGGTGGTTCTAAGTGGCAAAAATGATGGTTCAAAAAATGAGTTTTGATCAGCAggtttccactgcgccgcagtggaggtttTCGTGGTGCAGATCAGACATatcccactgcaccgcagtggggaGTTgctgtaaatttttttttttggtgtttcTCAGTTATCAAGTCTAGTCCTttcacaatttaatcaataataTACACATAATTAAACTTCTCAGTTTTTACTACTATTAACTCAGTTAATTACCTACTTAATCTAGTTATTCTTCTAAATTTCACTTATAAATATTACTGGAATTTATGGTATTTAAGTTAACCAttaaatattatcaaatatttatGCTTAAAATTACCTGCTTAATGAAATGAAACTTATATTTTAACAAATTGGGTTATTTTTACGCTATTAAtttacttgtgaaatgaaaataACTAATAGAGGTATATGATCACAAGGTTGGCTTAGGCAACAGATGGAGAAAGGtgtttaaacatatttatttctTTCATGTTGGATGTTGTGTAAAAAAGGAAACTGGTCATTGCTGTTTTCTACGATTTTTAGGCCCCAATATCTCACGgtatatgagggaggttaaAAAGTAGACGAACTTTACATCTACTAATATAAAGAGACTGTTTTCAGATTTTACCTAATTATTAAAAAAGGACGACCTCCAGCCTTCGTATAGGATGAGGATTGAAGCTCTCATCTCTCTATTCAAAAACCAAGGTATTTTATTACCACTTATCTTAACCATAATTGTTCAGTTGAATTAACTTATGAGTATTATGGCATGATATTGATAAATGAAAACTTATGTATTGGTGGCATATTATGCAGATAATATTATATGAGTAAAAACACCTGTTGAAGCATGAGTAAAAACACCTGTTAAAGCATTTAGTGTATATATCtgcataaaaatcatatattatacgagtatattttttttcaatcacATTTTAATTGTTCAAATTTGATTGTGTAAGTTTTattcttaaatttttaattgtaaatatttttatttatagtttgcAGTAGTTGATGAAATTCACATCAATAAAAAATGCATTTAAAAGTCAATTTGCTCTTCTATTTTATacttgtgttatataacataaacaaaaatatttatagttaaaGGTTAAAGGTGAAAGTAAAAAACATAGAAACCAAATATCAATtattacatttaaaatgagaAGAGATTGATATAGTTAGCGAGGTGATAAACTCacaattctttttattcatttataacAATATTTACATCTTTTATTATAAAGTTGGGATGAGTATCTTGGTATGtgacaaactttggacgaatgtctgtAGTGTGAAAAACTAAAGTTCTGTTAATTGTATGTAATAACTTTCAAATcctgtttattgtatgtattcggCTATGTGGCAGCCATATAAGCTGTCACTTCTaattaagtttttgattggtcggatacTTACAATAGACAAGATTTGAAAATTATTATacacaatgaacacaactttagttatttctcactatagacattcgtccaaagtttattacattcaAGGATACTccctatctaccaataaactaaaacaagattgggATTTCTTAAAGTGACATGTGATCGACACGTGAccttttgatttatatattatattaaattagtttttttaattgtatatagattcaactTTCtaattagacttagaattaaattcTAACTCCTGgcttatatagatataaaacagAATATAACCTTATCAATTTGATTTATCGTTTTCTcacttataaaatttgtttattttctttctcaattttgcaaatcctattacttataataagttattaacacgAAGActacaaaattttgaatttacgCTCTGAAATCAGAAAGCTATTTTttgtcatccactatgcttacaacttctaattttgatgtgattgtaaaaatttaaggtaaatctaaaactctaattaaacatatattatatttatcattagtgtttattataattaagcTTTAATCAATCGGTTTACTTAACCATTATgttttcatactcacgaatcaacTATGAGTCAttatcaaatttctttatgatataaTCGATACGTATTGtacgagtattaggactagtaagATTATATAATACAAGTATTATTGTAGATAGATAAAAGAAATTTCAAAGTTTATCGTTAGCCAAATAATAGTAGCCTTTCCTACTAATTAAATTGTGAGTCCCAAATTAGATAAATAACCCGACTGGCATGCAATTCTGAACTAGGAATATGACTAGTTCAGAAtgcgatccagatatggatattaACACAAAATAAATAGCTGAAAGTAAATGCAAGAACTAAAGtgctgaaactatataaataatatatataagttcaagTATGTGGCATTGAGACACGATGTACTTTTCAGtgtattttattcatttgtataaacaaaatacaaagattgttgcggaacaaagataatcgcacttgtgaaaatatccaaacaaccttgaaatacaagtgatctaataacttggaaatacttgtatgaattacttagagtatatctcacaagttgcaatgctaAAAGTTCAAGCACTTTGCAATTTGTGAGaaaccttgtatttataggcaaagtccaTGTTGATGTGGACTTGGTCGTGCAATATGTGGTTGGGAGACATTTAAGGAATTCAAATTGATTccttaaattatgtattttaaGATTAAGTGTGAAAACATTTGAtgtgacatttcacactttatttCCAATCATTTGACTTAACCAAAAAGCTTtcccaaaaataatattatccgggtaaagtatggtaaagtaaaaaatctttctcgtaatcagtgtaaagtgttgtaagtactttataCTGAGATGCTTCAGTCTTCGGTCAGATGGAATCTTCTCCGGGCTCTGCTTATGGGATGATtatcttcttcagtcttcagtcttcgacttcagaatgaatgcTCCTAGTTTAGGCTGATCTTGAtatgaagtgaagcttcagtgaacatattctgaatgacttcagaattctgtacaagtatatttcactgaacttcaactatttcgGAATAAATTACACTTAGGTCAATTTTTTACTTAACATAAATGTATTGTAATGTAACTATAACGTTGAAATGCTCTTAAACCTATTTTTATGGGAAAATTTCAAAACATGCGGAATAATCAATTAAACTGAATGATATAGACTAACTACTAGAAAATAAAGTATCACACCACGTGGTGATATATTAAAATGgaaaacatttataaaaaaaaaaaaaatccttttttatatttatgttcttCCATccaatctatatatacatatacattttgaTATATGATCATATTCACATATACATGCACAATACACATTAATTTGTTCTAGCTAATTATAAGTGTTCACAGTTAATATATATGGATACAAATGGCGATCTAGGTAGACCTCCCAAAGTCAATGGTGCCAGCTGCGTACAACCATGCACCATACCATTATTCACGGCAACTCATGTAAAGGATGCAACACTCGGCGGGCACCTAGCTCGACGTCTAGTTGAGATAGGTGTTTCAGATGTGTTTTCTGTACCTGGTGACTTTAACCTTACTTTGCTAGATCATCTTATTGCTGAGCCGGGGCTTAACCTCGTTGGGTGCTGCAACGAGCTTAATGCAGGGTATGCTGCAGATGGTTATGCTAGGTCACGTGGAGTTGGTGCGTGTGTTGTTACGTTTACTGTTGGTGGACTTAGTGTGCTTAATGCCATTGCTGGTGCGTATAGTGAGAATCTCCCTGTTATATGTATCGTTGGTGGACCAAATTCGAATGATTATGGAACTAGCAGGATCCTTCATCATACCATTGGATTGCCTGATTTTAGCCAGGAGCTTCGGTGTTTCCAAACGGTCACTTGCTTTCAGGTATAACTTAGAACTCCCTAGCTAGCTACTACTCTTCCGTCCCACTAGAAATGtcctattttgaatttttaaattcttaattaattaattttgaccttaaatatatttttttaattatataataaacttgatgaaaattataacaataaaaacacctctaaaacacaatcaatttatGTAACTTTCATCAATTGTTATctaacacaaacaaagttatttaaggtcaaagttgtaaaagttagactttgaaaattcaagacAGGACACTTGTAATGGGACGAAGGGTataacctatatatacatatactaataTACATAGGGTTAttattgtggtaccggggctatGGTTCCTCCCATTACCCTTTTTGATATACATAGGGTTATTGCTATAAAACAAGTAGGATAAGATCTTGATCATTGAATCATGATAAAaatgatgcacgaagattcatatAGCacaagttttaatatatatatatatatatatacccgaGTACTGATTTAGATAGTGAAATTTATAGCTAGCCACACAActatgatatgtaatgatatgggAATGTTATACTCATAATTCATATAGTTATTCTTTAATCACCTTGTTACTGTTTTTGATGTATAGGCTGTGGTGAATAACTTGGAAGATGCACATGAACTGACTGATACTGCGATTTTTACTGCTTTGAAAGAGAGCAAGCCTGTGTATATCAGCATTGGCTGTAACTTGCCTGCAATCCCTCATCCCACTTTTAGCCGAGAACCCGTTCCATTTTCTTTGTCTCCCAAGTATGTTCAATATGTTTAGAGCCTATAACTTAAAAGTTCTATAAACATTCTTTTACATACTGCATGAGTTTAATTATGGTGATTTTGTGTAATATAGATTAAGTAATAATATGGGTTTGGAAGCTGCTGTTGAGGCTGCAGCAGAGTTCTTGAACAAGGCAGTAAAGCCCGTAATGGTTGGTGGCCCTAGAATGCGTGTAGCAAATGCATGCCAGGCATTTGTTGAACTAGCAGATGCTTCAGGTTATGCCGTGGCAGTGTTGCCATCAGGAAAAGGTCTAGTTCCCGAGCACCATCCCCACTTCATTGGAACATATTGGGGTGCTGTAAGCACGGCATTCTGTGCTGAAATTATTGAATCAGCGGACGCTTATATGTTTGTTGGGCCCATATACAACGATTACAGCTCTGTAGGGTACTCTCTTCTTCTCAAGAAAGAGAAGGCGCTTATTGTGCATCCTGATCGGGTTGTAATAGGAAATGGGCCAAGTTTTGGTTGTATTAATATGAAAGATTTCTTGCTTGCTCTAGCCAAACGGCTTAACAAAAACACCACTGCTTATGAGAATTACCAGCGGATTTATGTGCCAGAAGGGCATCCTCTACAATGTTCCCCAAAGGAGCCATTGAGGGTGAATGTTCTGTTTAAACACGTACAGAAGATGTTGTCCAGTGACACAGTTGTGATCGCTGAAACAGGTGATTCTTGGTTCAACTGCCAAAAACTAAGACTGCCACAAGGATGCGGGTAATTAATTAgcatatattgattttatatagtgTCAATTCAGCTTTTTCCTCATCTTCATATATACTAATGTACTTAAAACAATCATTGTGTCATAGATATGAATTCCAGATGCAATATGGTTCCATTGGTTGGTCTGTTGGTGCAACCCTTGGTTATGCACAGGCTGCAACTGATAAGAGAGTGATTTCATTCATTGGTGATGGCAGCTTTcaggtatatatatagcaaTCTAGCTCCAACGACGGCTTTCAACTAAATTTCAAGCTTGATCAAATTGATCAGTTCTTTACAAGTAATGATCTGTTTTAAATAATTGCAGGTTACAGCACAAGATGTGTCAACAATGTTGCGGTGTGGGCAGAAAAACATCATTTTCCTCATAAATAATGGTGGTTACACAATCGAAGTACAAATCCATGACGGGCCATACAATGTGATTAAGAATTGGAACTACACTGGATTAGTTGATGCCATCCACAATGGCGAGGGCAACTGTTGGACGACAAAGGTAAAGattattaagttattatatctttgtcatgtatatatacaagattTCAATGTGATAAATTAGAACTCACCAAATTATCACcttgattaaataaacttgaaaatgtAGGTACATTGTGAAAAAGATTTGATTGAAGCAATCCAGACAGCAACTGAAGATAAAAAGGATTGTTTGTGCTTCATTGAAGTGATAGTTCACAAAGATGACACGAGCAAAGAGTTGCTCGAATGGGGTTCAAGAGTGTCCGCTGCTAATAGCCGTCCTCCTAACCCTCAGTAAATAAGATGGTATCAATATCATTTATCCTGAATTTATTTGTAAGTGTGTCGACATGGTGTAACACCTA
The Erigeron canadensis isolate Cc75 chromosome 2, C_canadensis_v1, whole genome shotgun sequence DNA segment above includes these coding regions:
- the LOC122586669 gene encoding pyruvate decarboxylase 1-like, which gives rise to MDTNGDLGRPPKVNGASCVQPCTIPLFTATHVKDATLGGHLARRLVEIGVSDVFSVPGDFNLTLLDHLIAEPGLNLVGCCNELNAGYAADGYARSRGVGACVVTFTVGGLSVLNAIAGAYSENLPVICIVGGPNSNDYGTSRILHHTIGLPDFSQELRCFQTVTCFQAVVNNLEDAHELTDTAIFTALKESKPVYISIGCNLPAIPHPTFSREPVPFSLSPKLSNNMGLEAAVEAAAEFLNKAVKPVMVGGPRMRVANACQAFVELADASGYAVAVLPSGKGLVPEHHPHFIGTYWGAVSTAFCAEIIESADAYMFVGPIYNDYSSVGYSLLLKKEKALIVHPDRVVIGNGPSFGCINMKDFLLALAKRLNKNTTAYENYQRIYVPEGHPLQCSPKEPLRVNVLFKHVQKMLSSDTVVIAETGDSWFNCQKLRLPQGCGYEFQMQYGSIGWSVGATLGYAQAATDKRVISFIGDGSFQVTAQDVSTMLRCGQKNIIFLINNGGYTIEVQIHDGPYNVIKNWNYTGLVDAIHNGEGNCWTTKVHCEKDLIEAIQTATEDKKDCLCFIEVIVHKDDTSKELLEWGSRVSAANSRPPNPQ